GGTCGTGGTCTTCCCGACGCCGCCCTTCTGGTTCGCAACGACCATGATCCGGGTCTGCTCCGGTCGCGGCAGGCTGCCGCCGGAACGGTACATCGCCGCAACGGCCTGCTGGGCAGCGCGGCTCGGCAGCTGGCCTGGGGACGGCGGAGCCGCCGGAGCCAGGTCGACCGCACCTCCCGGAGCGTCGACCGGCTCGGCTCGGGGGCCAGGCACCGGATCGGCCGTCGGCCCAGCGATGTTGGCGTCGGACCGCAATGGTTCACTCTCCTCGACACATGCAGGGTTCGTGGTTTCAAAGCCTGCCATGTCCCGGGGGTTACGAACCAGCGAGGACGGCTTACTTGTGGACAGCGACCCCTTTGTGGACAACCCCGTCACACTTTCGGAGGTGGCGCGGGAGCGGCGGTTGCGTGGCTCAGCGGCTACGCGTCCACGACTGATGATTCCTTGGAGCAGCGAGCGGCGTTTCACGTGAAACACGATGCCCACGCTTCAGAGAGTCGCCGGGCCAGACACTCCGCGCCCCGAGCATATTCGGCTCTTTGAGCGTCGTGTCGGCCCGCCCATACGAAGGGGCCCGGTGAGCGCCGTGCGCTCACCGGGCCCCACGCCGACCCCTTACGAGGAACGCCGCCCGCTCCGCGCGCCACGCCGCGCCGCCTTGGCCCGCTTGGCCGCGAACCGCACCCCACCGGGGCTTTCGCCGACTTCCGCCCGTACCACCGTGGACAGCGGGTCGACCAGGCCGGCCCCGACATGCAGCACGGAGCTGCGCACGACGCCCAGCTTCGCCAGAGCGGCACGCGCGCCTTTCAGCTCCTGCTCCGCCGTGTCGCCCTTGAGCGCCAGCATCTCCCCGTAGGGCCGCAGCAGGGGAATCCCCCAACCGGCGAGCCGGTCCAGCGGGGCGACGGCCCGAGCCGTCACGACGTGCACCGGCACGAAGGTGTTCATCACTTCCTCGGCACGCCCGCGCACGACGGTGACCTGCTCCTCAAGGCCGAGCAGCTCCACCACTTCGTTCAGGAAGTTGGTCCGCCGCAGCAGTGGCTCAAGGAGCGTGATGCGAAGATCCGGCCGCACCAGGGCCAGGGGGATGCCGGGCAGGCCGGCACCGGAGCCGACATCGCACACCGTCACCTGCTCGGGCACGACCTCGGAGAGGACCGCGCAGTTCAGCAGGTGGCGCTCCCACAGCCGCGGGACCTCGCGGGGACCGATCAGTCCACGGCCCACACCGACGTCGGCCAGGAGACCGGCGTACCGGATGGCGTCCGGCAGCCGGTCCCCGAAGACCTCGCGCGCCGCCGCGGGCGGCTCGGGCAGCTCCGCCGCCGCGTCCTGCGGATCGCCGTCGCGCCTCACGGCAGGACGACCACGCGGCGCTGCGGCTCCTCGCCCTCCGATTCACTGCGCAGCCCAGCCGCTGCCACGGCGTCGTGGACCACCTTGCGTTCGAAGGGCGTCATGGGCTTGAGCTTGACCGGCTCGCCCGCCTCCTTGGCCTGCTGCGCCGCTTCCTTGCCGAGAGCGGTCAGCTTCTCCCGCTTGCGGGCACGGTGCCCGGCGATGTCGAGCATGAGCCTGCTGCGTTCGCCCGTCTCCCGGTGCACCGCGAGCCGGGTCAGCTCCTGGAGGGCCTCCAGTACCTCCCCGTCCCGGCCGACGAGCTTCTGGAGGTCGCGGGCGGTGCCCTCCGCGATGATCGAGACCGCGGCACGGTCGCCCTCGACGTCCATGTCGATGTCGCCGTCGAGGTCCGCGATGTCGAGGAGCCCCTCAAGGTAGTCGGCCGCGATCTCGCCCTCCTGCTCAAGGCGGGTGAGGACGTCGGTGTCCTCGGCTGCGGTTGACTTCGTGTCCGTCACAGGTGGGACCCTTCTCGCGCTCTACTTCTTGCTCTTCGCGGACGGCTTCGACTTGCCGTTCCGGGACTTCTTCGGCTGCGGTCGACTGCCCTTCTGCCGGTTCGGCTGGGCGGTCTTCTTCGCCTGCTGCTGTCCGGGCTCCGACGGCTTCCCGAGGTCGATGCCCTGGCCGTCCTGCGGGGTGGCCGGCTTCTTGGGCTGCTGGGCGGCGGCCGACTGGCGCTGCGCCTTCGACTGGCGCTTGGGCTGCGTCCGGTTCGCGCGGGCCGTCTCGGTCGCCTTCTTGGCCTCGACCTCGGCCGGGTCCTCCTTGAGCTTGCCCTTCTTCCGCAGCCGCTCCTGGCGCTGCTGGTAGGCGAGGCTGCCGGGCGTGGGGTTCCGGGTGATCACGAACATCTGCTGACCCATGGACCAGACGTTGGTGGTGAGCCAGTAGATGAGGACGCCGACCGGGAAGTTGATGCCGAAGACGGCGAACATGATCGGGAAGATGTACATGAGCATCTTCTGCTGATTCATGAACGGCGTCTTGACCGTGAGGTCGACGTTCTTCGTCATCAGCTGGCGCTGGGTGTAGAACTGCGACGCCGACATCAGGATGATCATGATGACGGTGACAATGCGCACCGTGCCCTGCGAGGCGTCCAGCTCAGCGAGCTTCTCGGCGCTGTCGAGGAAGCGGGCCGCGATGGGGGCGCCGAAGATCGTCGCCTGCCGGGCGCTGTCGACCTCGTCCTCGCTGAGCACGCCGACCTGGTCGTCGTTCGCGATGTGGTTCAGCACCTGGAAGAGGGCGATGAAGAACGGCGACTGCGCCAGGATCGGCAAGCAGCTCGACAGGGGGTTGGTCCCCGTCTCCCGGTACAGCTTCATCATCTCTTCGGACTGACGCTGCCGGTCGTTCTTGTAGCGCTCCTGGATCTTCTTCATCCGCGGCTGGAGCGCCTGCATGTTGCGGGTCGCCTTGATCTGGCGCACGAAGAGCGGGATCAGCGCGATGCGGATCACGACGACCAGGGACACGATCGACAGGCCCCACGCCCATCCGCTGTCCTCGTCGAAGACGAGGCTGTAGCCCCGGTGGAAGAGGACGATGATTTGGGTGACAACCCAGTACAGGGGACTCAGGATCGAATTGATCGTGTCCACGGGTCAGGCTCCTTGGGCATTGTTGTGGGCACCCCCGGGTGCGGCGTGGGACAGGGCCCGGGGCCGCAGACGGCCACGCACCCGCTGATGCCAGACCGGGCGCTTCCGGGGAGGCACGTGGTCGACTCCACCGCGGGACCAGGGGTTGCACCGCAGGATGCGCCAAGCGGTCAGAGCCGTCCCCTTCACGGCCCCGTGCCGGTCGATGGCCCCGTACCCGTAGTGGGAACAAGACGGGTAGTAACGGCAGACAGGGCCGAGCAGGGGGCTGATGGTCCACTGGTACAGCTTGATCAGCAGCAGCAGCGGGTACTTCATGGCCGTACCCCTCCCAGCAGCCGCTCCAGCGCGGCATCGAGGTCCCGGGCCAACTGATCGAAGGCCGCATCCCCCGCACCAGGCAGGGCCCGTACCACAACCAGGCTACCTGCGGGCAGCCCGGCCACCCGGTCCCGTATCAGGTGGCGCAGCCTGCGCAGCACGCGGTTGCGGACGACGGCATTTCCCACGGCCTTGCTCACGACGAAACCCGCACGCGGCGGAGAAGCTGGTTCTCCCACCGAGTGCGGGTCCGTTCCACCGCTCAGATGGACGACGAGGTGCGGGCGTCCGGCCCTGCGCCCTCGACGCATCGCGGTCGCGAAGTCCTCGCGTCGCCTCAGCCGGTTCTCGACAGGCAGCACCGCATGGACCTGGTCAGCCGCTCAGGCCGACAGGCGGGCGCGGCCCTTGCTGCGACGGTTGGCGATGATCGCGCGGCCGGCACGCGTCCGCATCCGCAGCCGGAAGCCGTGGGTCTTCGCCCGGCGCCGGTTGTTCGGCTGGAAAGTGCGCTTGCTCACTCGGGGGCTCCAGTAATTCTTCGGTGTTCCGGCACGGGCTTGCCGAGACAGGGTGTGGACCGCCGACGGCTGTCACCGTGCGCCCACGAGGATCGCAACGCGCGAGTCGGCCGCCTCTCAAACCCTCGGAGGCAGGCGGCAGCATCCGTCGACGACTCGACCTCGTAACGGTACGCGCGCGGCATCCCGCCGGTCAAACCCGGACGGCGCAGCGTTGTACACACCCTGTGGACAATGACTTGATGCGCGTACCTCGCGCTGACTACCGTTGCTGAACTCGGAATCCCTTCCCGACCGCATTCGCCGTCACACCCGTGGGCGGCTGACGAAGCCAGCACCACCCCTGCGAGTGAGAGAGCGTGCCCTCGTGGCTGACCTTCCCACAGACCTCTCCGCGGTCTGGCCACGCGCACTGACGTCAATGCTCGCCGACGGTCAGCGCCTGGAGACCAAGGACCACCGATGGCTCCAGGACTGCCAGCCCCTGGCCCTGGTGTCCGGCACCGCGCTGCTCGGCGTGTCGAACGAGTACGCCAAGAGCGTCCTCGAAGGGCGGCTCGCCCCGCTGGTCAGCGAGACGCTCAGCCGCGAGTGCGGCCAGCCGATCCGCCTCGCGATCACGGTCACCGCGCCGCCCGCGGAGACGCTGCCCCAGCCGCGGCAGCCGGCCGAGCCCGCCCGCCCGCCGATGCCCGCCGAGTCGCACGAGGCGTACCGCGGTGACGGCGGCTACCAGGGCCCGCCGGCCGCGCGGGCCGCCTACCCGGACCACCCGCACGCGCCCCGGCCCGTCGCGCGGCCCGTGACCTGGGAGCAGCGCCGCGACTACCCGGGGTACGGGCGGCCCGAGGCGTTCGAGCAGCAGTCCTTCGAACAGCAGGGCTACGAGCAGCAGGGCTACGAGCAGCAGCGGTACGAGGAGCCGTCGTACGAGGACCGGCGGTACGACGAGAAGCGGTACGAGGAGAAGCGGTACGACGAGCCGCAGCGGTACGCCGCCCCCGGGCCGCCCGCGGTGCCGCAGCAGAACCGGCCGGCGGGCGGTCCGGGCAGCGCGTCCGGCGGTCCGCCCGAGCCGACCGCCCGGCTGAACCCGAAGTACCTCTTCGACACCTTCGTCATCGGGGCGTCCAACCGCTTCGCGCACGCGGCGGCCGTCGCGGTCGCGGAGGCCCCGGCCAAGGCGTACAACCCGCTGTTCATCTACGGCGAGTCCGGCCTGGGCAAGACGCACCTGCTGCACGCCATCGGCCACTACGCGCGGAGCCTCTACCCGGGAACGCGGGTGCGGTACGTCAGCTCCGAGGAGTTCACGAACGAGTTCATCAACTCCATCCGCGACGGCAAGGCGGACGCCTTCCGCAAGCGGTACCGCGACATGGACATCCTGCTCGTCGACGACGTCCAGTTCCTGGCGAGCAAGGAGTCGACGCAGGAGGAGTTCTTCCACACGTTCAACACCCTGCACAACGCCAACAAGCAGATCGTGCTGTCCTCCGACCGGCCGCCGAAGCAGCTGATCACGCTGGAGGACCGGCTGCGGAACCGTTTCGAGTGGGGCCTGATCACCGACGTCCAGCCGCCCGAGCTGGAGACCCGCATCGCGATCCTGCGCAAGAAGGCCGTGCAGGAGCAGCTGAACGCGCCGCCCGAGGTCCTGGAGTTCATCGCCTCGCGCATCTCCCGCAACATCCGCGAGCTGGAGGGGGCGCTGATCCGCGTCACCGCGTTCGCGAGCCTCAACCGGCAGCCGGTGGACCTCGGGCTCACCGAGATCGTGCTCAAGGACCTCATCCCCGGCGGTGAGGAGGCCGCGCCCGAGATCACCGCGGACGCGATCACCTCGGCCGTCGCGGACTACTTCGGCCTGACCGTGGACGACCTCGCGGGCTCATCGCGCAGCCGCATCCTGGTCACCGCCCGGCAGATCGCCATGTACCTGTGCCGCGAGCTGACGGACCTGTCGCTGCCCAAGATCGGCCAGCACTTCGGCGGTCGCGACCACACGACGGTCATGCACGCGGACCGCAAGATCCGCGCCCTGATGGCCGAGCGGCGCTCGATCTACAACCAGGTCACCGAGCTCACCAACCGCATCAAGAACGGCTGACCGGCCCGCCCCGCGCCCGGACCGCGCCGCTCCGGCGCGCCCCCCGGGGTCCCCGCGGTGTCTCCGCGGTGTCCTTGCGGTGTCCCCGCCCGTGCCCCCCGCCTCCCGCCGGCGCCCCCGAGACACCTCGGGGGCGCTGTTCGATTCTTGCCCCGCAACCCCCCGTTCTCCACAGATCCGCCGGGTTTTCGCCGTCCACACCCTGTGGGAACGGCGTGTCGTCCCAAGACTCGTCCACAGGCAGGCGGTTGGGAGGGCGAAGATACAGGTCAGGTGCCTGTGGGAATGTGGAGAGCCGTTGTCCACAGCTGTGGACAAGCCGACCGGGGCATCCGGGCCGCGGAGCGTTGTCCACCGCCCGCCCACAGGCAAAGGGAAGTTGTACACAGGCAATCCACAGGTTTGTCCACTGTTCGGCAACGCAACGCGCGCTCTCACCGGGACGAGTGAATCAGCTCACAGCGGGCGCCCCGCGGGCCTGTGGGGAACCGCCCCGAATCTGGGGATGAACCTGTTGAGAAGTCGGGGTCGCCTGGGGATGGCCTGTGCACAACTTCGCGGCATCCACAGGGACCCCCCGTTCATCCACGGGTCCGCCCACAGGGCCTGTGTACAAAAAACCGGGCCTGAGCTGGGAAAACGAGGTTATCCACCGTTTCCACAGGCCCTACTACTACCACTACGGATATAAGCCGCGAGACTCGTTTCGAAGTGGGTGCTGTGGACAACTCGGCCCTCGGCGTCCTACCCGCCCGGCTTCGATTTGACTCGCGGAAGCGCCTACTGTCAGTGCCGTGCGTCAGACTGGTGGCCGGTAGGGAGCCATCAGGCGAGGGGCCAGCGACAGCAGGAGGCGGCGGAAGTGAAGATCCGGGTGGAACGCGATGTGCTCGCGGAGGCGGTGGCCTGGGCGGCCCGCAGCCTGCCGGCCCGACCGCCGGTGCCCGTTCTCGCGGGGCTGCTGCTGAAGGCCGAGGAGGGGTCCCTGAGCCTCTCCGGGTTCGACTACGAGGTGTCCGCCCGCGTCGCCGTCGAGGTCGACGTCGAGGAGGGCGGCACGGTCCTCGTGTCGGGCCGCCTGCTCGCCGACATCTGCCGCTCCCTGCCCAACCGCCCGGTGGAGATCTCGTCCGACGGGGTGCGCGTGACCGTGCTCTGCGGCTCCTCCCGGTTCACCCTGCACACGCTCCCGGTCGAGGAGTACCCGGCGCTGCCGCAGATGCCGACCGCGACGGGCACCGTCTCCGCCGAGGTCTTCGCGTCCGCCGTCGCCCAGGTGGCCATCGCCGCGGGCCGCGACGACACCCTGCCGGTGCTCACGGGCGTCCGCGTCGAGATCGAGGGCGACTCGGTGACGCTCGCCTCCACCGACCGCTACCGGTTCGCCGTCAGGGAGTTCCTGTGGAAGCCGGAGACGCCCGACATCTCCGCGGTGGCCCTGGTCCCGGCCAAGACGCTGCTGGACACGGCGAAGTCGCTCAGCGGCGGTGACACGGTCTCGCTGGCGCTCGCGGGGGCCGGGGCGGGCGAGGGCCTCATCGGCTTCGAGGGCGCGGGCCGGCGCACCACCACGCGGCTGCTTGAGGGCGACCTGCCGAAGTACCGCACGCTGTTCCCCACCGAGTTCAACTCGGTGGCCGTGATCGAGACCGCGCCGTTCGTCGAGGCCGTCAAGCGCGTGGCCCTGGTCGCCGAGCGGAACACGCCGGTGCGGCTGAGCTTCGAGCAGGGCGTGCTGATCCTCGAAGCCGGGTCGAGCGACGACGCACAGGCTGTGGAGCGCGTGGACGCGCGGCTCGACGGCGACGACATCTCCATCGCGTTCAACCCCGGGTTCCTGCTCGAAGGGCTGAGCGCGATCGACTCCCCGGTGGCGCAGCTGTCGTTCACCACCTCGACGAAGCCCGCGCTGCTCAGCGGCCGGCCGGCCGTCGACGCGGAGGCCGACGACGCGTACAAGTACCTGATCATGCCGGTGCGCCTGAGCGGCTGACCCGTCGGGCGCCCGGCCCGGAGCTCCGCCCCCGTGGCGGGGCGGGCGGCGCCGCCGGGCGGACCGTTGCCGCGCTGACCTGGCCGTTCCGGCGCGGTCGGCTCCGTTGAGCGGTGGGACCCCACAGGTGTGCACGGGAGCGCGGGCGTAGGCTCGCCCCAGGACATATCGCAATGAATGGAGTCCTCATGCAGCTCGGTCTCGTCGGCCTCGGCAAGATGGGCGGAAACATGCGCGAGCGCATTCGCCGGGCCGGTCACACCGTCGTCGGGTACGCGCCGCACACCCCGTCCGCCGACGCCCACTCCCTGGCGGACATGGTGGACGCGCTGGACGCCCCGCGCGTCGTGTGGCTGATGGTGCCCGCGGGCGAGGCCACGCAGTCGGTGGTCGACGAGCTGTCGGGCCTCCTCTCCGAGGGCGACGTGGTCGTCGACGGGGGCAACTCCCGGTGGACCGACGACGCCAGGCACGCCGAGCAGCTGGCGGCCCGGGGCATCGGGTTCGTGGACTGCGGCGTCTCCGGCGGCGTCTGGGGCCTGGAGAACGGCTACGCGCTGATGTACGGCGGCGACGCCGAGCACGTGGCGAAGGTGCAGCCGGTGTTCGACGCGCTGAAGCCGGAGGGCGACGCGGGCGCCGTGCACGCGGGGAAGGTCGGCGCCGGGCACTTCGCCAAGATGGTGCACAACGGCATCGAGTACGCGATGATGCAGGCGTTCGCCGAGGGCTGGGAACTGCTCGAAGCGGCCGACGAGGTGACCGACGTGCGCGAGGTCTTCCGCTCCTGGCAGGAGGGGACGGTGATCCGTTCCTGGCTGCTCGACCTGGCGGTCCGCGCCCTCGACGACGACGAGCACCTGGACCAGCTGCGCGGCTACGCGGCCGACTCGGGCGAGGGCCGGTGGACGGTGGAGGCGGCGATCGACCACGCGGTGCCGCTGCCGGCGATCACGGCGTCGCTGTTCGCCCGGTTCTCCTCGCGGCAGGACGACTCGCCGCAGATGAAGATGGTGGCGGCGCTGCGCAAGCAGTTCGGCGGGCACGCCGTCGAGAACGCCAAGTCGGCGTAGCGGCGTTCGGACGGGACGACGCGGCGCGCTCGCCGGGCGCGCCGCGGCACACGGCAGGCGGCGCCCGGCAGGCGCGCGATCCAGGAGGTTGGCCCAGGGGTGCACGTCACGCATCTGTCGCTCGCCGATTTCCGCTCCTACGCGCGGGCCGAGGTGCCGCTCGGCCCCGGCGTCTCCTCGTTCGTCGGGCCGAACGGCCAGGGCAAGACGAACCTGGTCGAGGCCGTCGGCTACCTGGCGACGCTGGGCAGCCACCGGGTCGCCTCCGACGCGCCGCTGGTGCGGGCGGGCGCCGACCGGGCCGTGGTGCGGGCCGCCGTCACGGAGGGCGGCAGGCAGCAGCTCGTCGAGATCGAGCTGAACCCCGGCCGGGCCAACCGCGCGAGGCTGAACCGTTCCTCCCCGGTGCGGCCGAGGGACGTGCTCGGTGTGGTGCGCACGGTGCTGTTCGCGCCGGAGGACCTGCACCTGGTGAAGGGGGACCCGGGCGAGCGCAGGCGCTTCCTCGACGAGCTGGCCACGGCGCGGACGCCGCGGCTGGCCGGGGTCAGGTCGGACTACGAGCGGGTGCTCAAGCAGCGGAACGCGCTGCTGAAGTCGGCGGCGATGGCCCGCAGGCACGGCGGCGGGCGGGGCGCCGACCTGTCGACGCTGGACGTGTGGGACCAGCATGTGGCGCGTTCCGGGGCCGAGTTGCTGGCGCAGCGGCTGGCCCTGGTGGACACGCTGCTGCCGCTCGCGGACAAGGCGTACGAGCAGGTGGCGCCGGGGGGCGGCCCGGTGGGGCTCGCCTACCGGGGCGTCGCGAGCGCGCCCGCGCCGCGCGAGGAGCTGTACGAGCTGCTGCTCGCCGCGCTCGGCGAGGCGCGGACGCGGGAGATGGAGCGCGGCATGACGCTCGTGGGGCCGCACCGGGACGATCTCGTGCTGGGTCTCGGTGACTTGCCGGCGAAGGGGTACGCGAGCCACGGCGAGTCGTGGTCGCTCGCGCTCGCGTTGCGGCTCGCCTCGTACGAGTTGCTGAAGAGCGAGGGGCCCGAGCCGGTGCTGGTGCTCGACGACGTGTTCGCCGAGCTGGACGCGCGGCGCAGGGAACGGCTCGCGGAGCTGGTGGCGCCGGGCGAGCAGGTGCTGGTGACGGCGGCGGTCCCGCAGGACGTTCCGGCGGGGCTCGTGGGGGCCCGCTTCGCGGTGGCCGGAGGGAAGGTGGACCGTGAGTGACGGCGCGCGGGCGAAGGGGCCGGGTGCCGGCGCCGAGTTGTCCGGCGTCGACCTGGCGCGCGTGGCGTTGCGCGCGGCCCGCGAGCAGGCGCGCGAGCGGGGCGCGGTGACGCAGCAGCGCAGGCAGGCGCGTCGCGGTGGGTTGCGCTCGGGCGCGCGCCCCGGCGGGCGCGATCCGATGCTCCTGGGCGCCGCCGTGGAGCGGCTGACGGTGGAGCGCGGCTGGGAGATGCCGATCGCGGTGGGCGGTGTGCTGGGGCGCTGGCCGGATCTCGTGGGCCCGGACGTGGCGCAGCACTGCGCGCCGGAAGGATACGACGAGCAGTCCCGCGTGCTGACGGTGCGCTGCGACTCGACGGCGTGGGCGACCCAGCTGCGGCTGCTGGCCCCGCAGTTGCTGCGCCGCCTGAACGGGGATCTCGGGCGCGGCACGGTGACGTCGCTGCGGGTGCTCGGTCCCGCCGCCCCGACGCGGCGGGCGGGTCCGCTGCGCGCGCCCGGCAGCCGCGGCCCCGGCGACACCTACGGCTGAGGCGCCGCCCGCGGCAGGGCTCGGGGCACCCGTGCACGGATGTGCAACGGGGGGCGGGAGTGATGCCGGTCACGTTCGCAGAGGTTGACAGGCCGAAGCGCTGAGCGCCGTTGTGAGCGGATCAGGGCCCCGGGCCTCATATAGGGAGTCACTGGATGGCGGTTCAGGGCGGCACATGCGAACCCAGGGGCCCGGAAACCGCCATTACGGTTGGCGCTAGCGGTAGACTGGAGTAACCCCGCCCTGTTGCGGACCATGTCGAACGACGTAGCCGCTCCCGTTGCCCGGAGCAGGCTCGTGCTGTGCCAGAAAGGGCGCTTCGTGGCCGATTCCGGCGATGCCAACAACAACACTCCCAGCTCCGCCGTCCCCGCCGCGTCCGCGGACGGGCTTCCCTCCTACGACGCCAGTGCGATCACGGTGCTCGAAGGGCTGGACGCGGTACGCAAGCGGCCGGGCATGTACATCGGCTCGACCGGCGAGCGCGGTCTGCACCACCTCGTCTACGAGGTCGTGGACAACTCCGTGGACGAGGCGCTGGCCGGCCACGCGGACACCATCGACGTGACGGTGCTGGCCGACGGCGGCGTCCGGGTCGTGGACAACGGGCGCGGGATCCCGGTGGGCGTGGTGCAGTCGGAGGGCAAGCCCGCGGTCGAGGTCGTGCTCACGGTGCTGCACGCGGGCGGCAAGTTCGGCGGCGGCGGGTACGCGGTCTCGGGCGGTCTGCACGGCGTCGGCGTCTCCGTGGTGAACGCGCTGTCGAGCAAGGTCGCGGTGGAGATCCGCACGGACGGCTACCGCTGGACCCAGGACTACCGGCGCGGTGTGCCGACGGCGCCCCTCGCGCGGAACGAGGCGACGGACGAGACGGGCACCTCGGTCACGTTCTGGGCGGACGGCGACATCTTCGAGACCACGGAGTACTCGTTCGAGACGCTGTCGCGCCGCTTCCAGGAGATGGCGTTCCTCAACCGCGGCCTGACGATCTCGCTCACGGACGAGCGCGAGGCCGCGAAGCAGACCTCGGGCGCGGACTCCGCGGCTCCCGACGGCGGTGACGAGCCGCGCACGGTGACGTACCACTACGAGGGCGGCATCGCGGACTTCGTGCGCCACCTGAACTCGCGCAAGGGCGAGCCGGTGCACCCCTCGGTGATCGAGATCGAGGCGCACGACGCCGAGCGCAACATCTCGGTCGACATCGCGATGCAGTGGAACAGCCAGTACAGCGAGAGCGTGTACAGCTTCGCGAACATCATCCACACCCACGAGGGCGGCACCCACGAAGAGGGCTTCAGGGCGGCGATGACCCAGCTGGTCAACAAGTACGCCCGGGAGAAGAAGCTGCTGCGCGAGAAGGACGACAACCTCACGGGCGAGGACATCCGCGAGGGTCTGACCGCGATCATCTCGATCAAGCTGGCCGAGCCGCAGTTCGAGGGCCAGACGA
Above is a genomic segment from Streptomyces marincola containing:
- the rsmG gene encoding 16S rRNA (guanine(527)-N(7))-methyltransferase RsmG, whose amino-acid sequence is MRRDGDPQDAAAELPEPPAAAREVFGDRLPDAIRYAGLLADVGVGRGLIGPREVPRLWERHLLNCAVLSEVVPEQVTVCDVGSGAGLPGIPLALVRPDLRITLLEPLLRRTNFLNEVVELLGLEEQVTVVRGRAEEVMNTFVPVHVVTARAVAPLDRLAGWGIPLLRPYGEMLALKGDTAEQELKGARAALAKLGVVRSSVLHVGAGLVDPLSTVVRAEVGESPGGVRFAAKRAKAARRGARSGRRSS
- a CDS encoding Jag family protein yields the protein MTDTKSTAAEDTDVLTRLEQEGEIAADYLEGLLDIADLDGDIDMDVEGDRAAVSIIAEGTARDLQKLVGRDGEVLEALQELTRLAVHRETGERSRLMLDIAGHRARKREKLTALGKEAAQQAKEAGEPVKLKPMTPFERKVVHDAVAAAGLRSESEGEEPQRRVVVLP
- the yidC gene encoding membrane protein insertase YidC; the encoded protein is MNSILSPLYWVVTQIIVLFHRGYSLVFDEDSGWAWGLSIVSLVVVIRIALIPLFVRQIKATRNMQALQPRMKKIQERYKNDRQRQSEEMMKLYRETGTNPLSSCLPILAQSPFFIALFQVLNHIANDDQVGVLSEDEVDSARQATIFGAPIAARFLDSAEKLAELDASQGTVRIVTVIMIILMSASQFYTQRQLMTKNVDLTVKTPFMNQQKMLMYIFPIMFAVFGINFPVGVLIYWLTTNVWSMGQQMFVITRNPTPGSLAYQQRQERLRKKGKLKEDPAEVEAKKATETARANRTQPKRQSKAQRQSAAAQQPKKPATPQDGQGIDLGKPSEPGQQQAKKTAQPNRQKGSRPQPKKSRNGKSKPSAKSKK
- the yidD gene encoding membrane protein insertion efficiency factor YidD is translated as MKYPLLLLIKLYQWTISPLLGPVCRYYPSCSHYGYGAIDRHGAVKGTALTAWRILRCNPWSRGGVDHVPPRKRPVWHQRVRGRLRPRALSHAAPGGAHNNAQGA
- the rnpA gene encoding ribonuclease P protein component; the encoded protein is MLPVENRLRRREDFATAMRRGRRAGRPHLVVHLSGGTDPHSVGEPASPPRAGFVVSKAVGNAVVRNRVLRRLRHLIRDRVAGLPAGSLVVVRALPGAGDAAFDQLARDLDAALERLLGGVRP
- the rpmH gene encoding 50S ribosomal protein L34, producing the protein MSKRTFQPNNRRRAKTHGFRLRMRTRAGRAIIANRRSKGRARLSA
- the dnaA gene encoding chromosomal replication initiator protein DnaA, whose product is MADLPTDLSAVWPRALTSMLADGQRLETKDHRWLQDCQPLALVSGTALLGVSNEYAKSVLEGRLAPLVSETLSRECGQPIRLAITVTAPPAETLPQPRQPAEPARPPMPAESHEAYRGDGGYQGPPAARAAYPDHPHAPRPVARPVTWEQRRDYPGYGRPEAFEQQSFEQQGYEQQGYEQQRYEEPSYEDRRYDEKRYEEKRYDEPQRYAAPGPPAVPQQNRPAGGPGSASGGPPEPTARLNPKYLFDTFVIGASNRFAHAAAVAVAEAPAKAYNPLFIYGESGLGKTHLLHAIGHYARSLYPGTRVRYVSSEEFTNEFINSIRDGKADAFRKRYRDMDILLVDDVQFLASKESTQEEFFHTFNTLHNANKQIVLSSDRPPKQLITLEDRLRNRFEWGLITDVQPPELETRIAILRKKAVQEQLNAPPEVLEFIASRISRNIRELEGALIRVTAFASLNRQPVDLGLTEIVLKDLIPGGEEAAPEITADAITSAVADYFGLTVDDLAGSSRSRILVTARQIAMYLCRELTDLSLPKIGQHFGGRDHTTVMHADRKIRALMAERRSIYNQVTELTNRIKNG
- the dnaN gene encoding DNA polymerase III subunit beta, coding for MKIRVERDVLAEAVAWAARSLPARPPVPVLAGLLLKAEEGSLSLSGFDYEVSARVAVEVDVEEGGTVLVSGRLLADICRSLPNRPVEISSDGVRVTVLCGSSRFTLHTLPVEEYPALPQMPTATGTVSAEVFASAVAQVAIAAGRDDTLPVLTGVRVEIEGDSVTLASTDRYRFAVREFLWKPETPDISAVALVPAKTLLDTAKSLSGGDTVSLALAGAGAGEGLIGFEGAGRRTTTRLLEGDLPKYRTLFPTEFNSVAVIETAPFVEAVKRVALVAERNTPVRLSFEQGVLILEAGSSDDAQAVERVDARLDGDDISIAFNPGFLLEGLSAIDSPVAQLSFTTSTKPALLSGRPAVDAEADDAYKYLIMPVRLSG
- the gnd gene encoding phosphogluconate dehydrogenase (NAD(+)-dependent, decarboxylating), with the translated sequence MQLGLVGLGKMGGNMRERIRRAGHTVVGYAPHTPSADAHSLADMVDALDAPRVVWLMVPAGEATQSVVDELSGLLSEGDVVVDGGNSRWTDDARHAEQLAARGIGFVDCGVSGGVWGLENGYALMYGGDAEHVAKVQPVFDALKPEGDAGAVHAGKVGAGHFAKMVHNGIEYAMMQAFAEGWELLEAADEVTDVREVFRSWQEGTVIRSWLLDLAVRALDDDEHLDQLRGYAADSGEGRWTVEAAIDHAVPLPAITASLFARFSSRQDDSPQMKMVAALRKQFGGHAVENAKSA
- the recF gene encoding DNA replication/repair protein RecF (All proteins in this family for which functions are known are DNA-binding proteins that assist the filamentation of RecA onto DNA for the initiation of recombination or recombinational repair.); protein product: MHVTHLSLADFRSYARAEVPLGPGVSSFVGPNGQGKTNLVEAVGYLATLGSHRVASDAPLVRAGADRAVVRAAVTEGGRQQLVEIELNPGRANRARLNRSSPVRPRDVLGVVRTVLFAPEDLHLVKGDPGERRRFLDELATARTPRLAGVRSDYERVLKQRNALLKSAAMARRHGGGRGADLSTLDVWDQHVARSGAELLAQRLALVDTLLPLADKAYEQVAPGGGPVGLAYRGVASAPAPREELYELLLAALGEARTREMERGMTLVGPHRDDLVLGLGDLPAKGYASHGESWSLALALRLASYELLKSEGPEPVLVLDDVFAELDARRRERLAELVAPGEQVLVTAAVPQDVPAGLVGARFAVAGGKVDRE